The nucleotide sequence CATCAACATCGAAAGCTATTGAGTCTTGGTATTCCCACCCAGTGTACGCGAGATACTGGCAACATTATTATCAAGCAATGGCTTGGATGCGAAGCCACCAGAACGCCTACAGGAAGGCCCTGGGATCCTATTTCAGTGTTCCATGGTATCTCCCTCCTGCAGTTCTCCCCCAAACCTCTTACAATAATGAGGCTGGATATCCTCAGTCCTTCTGTGACCATCACATGGCCTGGCAGGACTCCCACTGCAGTTCTTCACATTTCAGAAGGTCTGGGGAGCAGCCACAAGACAGCAGTATGATCCAGACATCCTCAAGAGAAGACCAAGCTTCGTCCGAAGACGAGGAGATAGAGACCGAGTCAGATGGGGAGGTAGAATGCGACCTGAGCAATATGGAAATCACCGAGGAGCTCCGCCAGTACTTTGCAGAGActgagaggcacagagaagagcGACGTAAGTTCGAACCTCTGTCTATTCATGCTTCCTCTTTCTTTGCCCTGACTTTTGCgtttttttccttccctatttTACGAAGTTATTTTATAACTCTTCATTTGGATCCAGGTAATATTCGAGGTCCGGTCTTAAGCCTGGAAAAACTATGGTGATGTTGCACCTCAATTATAGTAATGTAGCAAGGAGTGAGCTACGCCCCCAGCAAAGAatcgggtccctcaggcagggtcttcacaaaggatgaaaaaataatagaaaatagaaataaaacaatacacagaggcaaaaatacagtttataaagaatagatttatgaatATAGAGAAAAGAGGGTGCCTGGGGGGGCGCCAAAATATCCCCGTGAATTTTGAGGTGAAGATTGAAGTTTTACatcagtatttataggtacagtgatcagttgccaggggtaacagatttacataataacaggtatttcgttttaggttcaaagtctcccaaaaggcttctatacgtcccttaattaactctatgtGAACAaacggttacaaaatctttctaggaaaaacttctaagttctaagataaaactatcactttagcagaaaagttaaacagagacatagtggttccatattttatctagttattgtgtATTGAAACAAGTAGTCGGAAGTCAAGCGAGAGctgtcccttgggctaattgcttttagccacaCCTGTTTGTCTCAGGTGGGCACTCTCTTTGATCAGCTCCCCATCccgtggctccatgcaaacctgctttgcCATTCAAAGCAGGCGAAAACCATAGGTTTGAGATTGCAGCCTCACCTTgcaaagcagctgctactgaccattgagacgccctcctgaggtgaggcggcttttgatatgtgaactaacacgttcacatattccttcaggacaaagccctgcaaaactcctgaaatcatttctgtctctaatgtattaataataatctagCTGCCGACATATTAGTGCATTcatgttgctataaagaaatacctgaggttgggtaatttataaagaaaagaggttatttggctcatggttctacagGCCGTACAAGAAGcctggcaccagcatctgcttctggtgagggcttcaggctccttccactcatggcagaaggctaAGGGGAACctgcatgtgcagagatcacgtggctagagagggagcaagagagagagaggagggaggtgccagggtCCTTCACAAGCAGCTTTCAGGGAAACTAATAAAGGGAGAATTCCCTCATTGCCATGAGAATGGCACCAAACCATCAGTGAGGGATCTGCCCCTGCTTCGTCCATACACCTCTcaccaggccccaccttcaacattggggatcaaatttcaatgtgaAACAAACCATAGCAATTACTTTCCAGAGTTGTTTTAGTATAGGGCGTTGTTTTTTAGTTCCAGAACAAAGCTTATCCTAATAGTATttctactatttattgaatgttagACATTCTATCACatggagcatgtgtgtgtgtatatgttccATAATCTACACAACCTCAAGGTATTAAACCTGTTTTACAAGTAAGGAAAGTGAACTTTAAGAAGGTTAATTGACTGGGTCCATGGTCCACAACTAGTAATTTGCTGTCAGGATTGAAACCAATTCTGCCTGACTGCACTTCTGTGCTTCTCCCTCTATACCAGGACTTGTCCCTGAGACTGCTAGGTTCCTAAAATACTCTTGCCATTTATCTAGGATGTGGCTTGGAGATGTTCCTGGTGCTACAGAGCTCCCGTATCTTAAATAGCTTCCTTCAGAGTAGAGATCAGTGTGAACCTAAACCCAGCAGTGAAATGCCCAGCACATACAACTTCCCTGTTTGATTCTGCATCAGGGCTCTGTCCCTGGGGTTAGAGAATCATGATAAACGTCTTACATCTTCATTCAGAAAGcaggaattttcttttataaatttcttacTACCTTGCTACAAAAAACTGCTTTTTGTGCTCTCCTTACTATTAAAATTCACCAGACCATTTCTATTTTAAGTACTTCTCACAGATATAcaaatgcttttctctctctcttgtagTCAGTATTCagtctcaatattttttttagtgAACTCTAATTCTATGACATTTCACCTAGAATTTTCTAATAACAAGGAAACATAGAAGCCTGAGAATGGGAGTTGCCTTTCCATCTTAAGTTGTCTGTACTGTCCTAACGATGGGCTATCATTTATTGATCTCCACTGGATGCCAGGAACTGAGCAATGGGCTTTTTGCCTATGATTCTTCACTAAACTATTCGTTCAGGTTTTTTGACTACCCTTCTTTTGGTTAAACTGTTGACTTCTTTGATGTATATTAGAAGGTATatccaaacaaatattttttaaaacagtacttTCTAGTACACATAGAATACCTTTCCTTGGTCTCCAGAAATAACTTTTACTGGTTTTCACAATATACAAAGGCAATAACTATTAGTCTAATTTAAAAGTatacgaggtctgtccagaaagtatccagccactgttaatataatgagaacggTGTGCACAACATCagtgtaacctggcagccaaggagagtggactggtaTGCACGTGTGTGAACAATGATGGCTTCTCTGCACTAGTCAGTGGGTGCTGGACGCCGTTCAGTGAGCATGTATACTGTGTGGCCAtagcattcaaaatgactgagtgagtagagcaacgaatctgcatcaaattttgcgttaagcttgaacattcctctgcagaaactattcggataattcagaaggcttttggggacgatgcaatgagtgcagcataAATAAAAGTGTGGTACAAACGCTTCAAAGATGGccgagaatctgttgaaagtgatccacattctggaaggcctgcaacaagtgGAATACCTGAGAACGCTGAACGTGTACGGGCTGCAATCAACAAAGACCAGTGACTGACAGTGCGAGAACTAGAAGCTGATCTGGGGATTCCAAAAACTGCTGTGTCCGAGATTTTGATGCAGGATCTTGGCATGAAATGTGTTGTGGCAAAATGCCTTTCGGGCTTTTGCTACCAGAGCAGAAGGAACATCGTGCTGCATTTGCTAACGACTTGCTTCAAACCGCTGCCAATGAACCAGATTGCCTCAAGAAGTTTCCTCATAACTGGAGTTGAATCATGGGTCTACAGCTATGATCCAGAAATGAAGGCCCAGTCATCCCAACAGAAGTGGCCTGGTTCTCCATGCCCGAAGAAGGCACAGCAAAGTGACATCAAGATCAAGACCATGTTAACGGTGTTTTTTTATTAGGAAGGTGTTGTCCATCACGAGTATGCTCTTCCAGGCCAAACAATAAGGAGTACTACCTCAGTGTTCTTTATAGGTTGAGAGAGGCAATGTGACAAAAACGGCCACAGCTGTGGGCAACTGGTGATTGGCAGCTTCATCATGACAACACGCCCGCCCACGCATCATGTCTTGTGCAGAGTTTTTTGGCAAAACATCAAATCAGCCAGATGACTCTGCTACAGCCCAGATTTGGTGGCCTGTGACTTCTGGCTTTTCCCAAAACTAAAATCACCTTTGAAAGGGAAGAGATTTCAGACCATCGATAAGATTCAGGAAAATAGGATGAGGCAGCTGATGGAGATTCCAACACAGGATTTTGCAGACTGTTTTGAACAGTGGAAGAGACACTAGGAGAACTGTGTGGGGTCCCCAGGTGCCTACTTTGAAAGGGACTGAGgtatcattgtcctatgtacaatatTTCTTGTATCTTGGATCTTCTTCAAtaagtgtttcttatttttcatattacatggctgaaTACTTCCCGGACAGACCTCATACAATGAATGGAGGAGAGTAGGCTTTGGAGCATGTCCACTTTTGGTTGGAATGCTGTTTGTTACAGCTTTCGAAAAAGAAACTTTGATGGAGATAGAGTTTATTCCTTTCGTCCTTACTAGAAGGTAGAGTGACATGTTTTTCCCACTAGAGATTGATACTTTTATGATGGAAGTTGTAATTAAGAGTGGCAGCAAACCCCAGTCATCTAAGAGACCATTTTGAATTATCTGCTGATTTAAAATAATCCTgagttactgaaaaaaaaaagggatatgagtgaaatgaaaatgaaataatgaaatgtgtccttgccaacaaagaaaaaaatgtaagcagCTCCATTACAGATACGGCTAACAACCATCCCTGTTCCTTCTTCTTGCCATTGTCAGATGGAATTCTAGGTAGGTAAACAAGGTCATGGAAATTACCTGCTAAGTCATGCCTGgctttgaatgaataaatgaagtctTTCAGTATTAATTATCAGCCTTAAATCAGAGGTTGGCAAATCTTATCCCCTAAAGTGCTATACTTTGTGCTGATTCTGTGGGACATTCGACCTCCAGAACCAcatgtgagacaataaatttctgttgttctaagccacccagtgtatggtgctgtgttgtggcagccctaggaaacttcAGCAATCACCCGGAGGGCATTTTCTTTGTTCCCAGAAGCAGTCCGTGACTGGGACATAAAGTAAACCACACAGGTCTTGTCATCTCTGTGAAGAAGATGtgttaaatatttgtttcacCACGATTTAGGTAGCAAACCGTCACAAAAGGGAATTTTACAGAAACGCTTGCAACCTCCATTTTGAACCTCACTCCCGAATGTTGACATTGTTGTTAGCGACAGTATAGAGAGGCAGCTGTGGTGGAACTGCTCAAATCACAGGGTTCCAGCCTCGCTCCACCACTCACTAGCTGGACGTTCTCATCCTCTCGTGGGCCTCCTACCTTCACTATTCTGTGCCACAGTctccccacctgtgaaatgggggttCTAATTAATGGATGGTAATTATGGATATTAATGAGATAATGGGAGAAAGGTTATGGAATGGTACTTGGTACCAAGTCagtgcccagtaaatatttgttattatggTTAGTTGCTAGTAACCCATCCTTCAGCATGGATTATTAACCATCAATTGTTTTTACTCTCGTACGGTTTGCCTTGATTAGTGCTTGCTtgagattctgtattttttaataaagatgttCTGTGATTTCAAAAAGGTCACATATTTCTGTTCTAGGCAGcacttttcaaacttttaaactGATTTAGAACATTAAAAACATGGAGGAATTAAAGTTGGTGACCTTCAAATCATTAACACAGTTTTTAGTTCTGTTTCAAGGACATTCTTGCATGATAAATGTAGTAAAATACATGGACTGGGAAAATGAACCCACTTCCATATTCCTAGTAATAGCACTAAACACAACAAGCTTCTGattctttgtgcttttaaaatgtgtagtTACAGCATGGTTCAAAACTACTTGTCCTAGAGTCTCTGAGATGCTTGCCTTCCCTGAATGCCTTAGCAGGTCCCCGCGAGACATGAGAATTGTCTGGTGAGGGCGAGAACAGGCTGGGCTTAGATTAGAGTCAGACTCTCATCTATTAAGATCTTTATTAGAAGATGCTGCCATCGCCTGATCCTGTACCAATAGAAAATAGTGGGCAGCAGGTCACTGGCAATATTTTTTTCACCAGCACTTTTGGTGGGTACAGTGTGAACATGTGTTCCTTCAAGCAGCAAGGAATGATGGAGTTCATATGTAAATAATCTGAATGCCCACAGTGCTTGCCAATCCATCACCTTCACTAGGAGTTTTTGTTGAGGGTTAGTTATATACACAGTCAGGAAAAGCTTTAATAAAGAGATAAGGGACCTGGTAGTGGGAAtatttggttaaatttttttattttgctcttaaaaCCACTAGAATAAAGGCATATTTAACTTTGAACatgaaccatttggaaaacacaggattttattaaatattattagcaAGGGGAAATATAGCTAAATTTGAAAGATTtaacttttcagtattattcacTTCCACAGGAACATGCAGGTTATACAATTCATCATCATCTGagtcttatttaatattttcttgggATAAACTCCTTCAGATTGGACAGCATGTTCTTGTTTATCATGGCTACTCATATTCCATGTAGTGTCTAATTTAACATATtccaaagataaaaacaaaaatttaagtagGATAGGAACTCCTTTTGTGTAGTGGGAGCAAACATGCTTTTAGTTATATTATATGTCATCATTTCCTAATAAGATATTTCCGTTACTTACAACTTCCGTGGTAACATTACTTATGAAAAAGTAGACAGTTATAAAGTTTTAAAGGTCAGCTgtgttttcaattatttcttaggagaaatgtttattattaggttaaaattatcattttaaagtcaTAAATGGCCATTAATGAAGATTGCCAAGTTATATTCCGAATACTTAGAGGAAAAACGAGTGCAAGTTATCATATCTGATAGAGACTAAGGTCCTGTGACACAAACACTGCCACTCTTGTCTCGGGTTCAGCCAATCAGatatttttcatctgtgttttgGGGTTAGATATTGGGTCAAAACAGGGACATATTCCCAAGAAGCTTAAACCTCACTGGGAAGAGGAGACAAAAATCAAATTTAGAGCGATACATAGAAGAGGAACATCCATACATGCATGGTGTGCTCCGTGATCACCTAGCACGTAAGGGGTAGAACCAGTGACCTAGGCAGTCGGAGGAGGAGCACAGGGCAGCTGTGGAGAAGTGGAGTGTGTGCTGGGCATTGAGGATAGGTTGAttcagaatgagaaagaaaggggaaagccCACTCACTCCCCACCTAGACACTCCAAGTGCTGTTCTTACCAAGGGGCCCAAATGTCATCTGTAGACCTTTGATGAGAGACATCTGGCTCCATCATGTCATGCCCACCCTAGGAGGAAGGTTTAGACTCCAGTGTTCATAGTGAGCCTTCAGTCAGTCTGCTAGAAACCCAGTGGTTCTCCCTCAGTATACTCTCTATGGAAAGCCTAGGTGATACGGCAGGGCTTACGGCCCAGTATTTAGTGACCTGTTTTGGTTTAGTGAATGAGGTTGAAGTACGAAATCGCATTGATTGAGCACAGTCTTGCCATGTGTGTTTGTTTCGTCTAGTGCAGATGTTCAGAAGTGCACAGAACCAGCCGGTGAGATGATATGCATTAAATAATGGCCATAGAAAAATGTAAGGGAGGGATGTAAATCCCCTTTTGTCGTAAAAGTGAAAATGGTGATTGTCCACTAACTTTGGGATTGCATTTGTCTTGGAGCAAGGGACACAGGATGAGGAGAGAAGACCAATCAGAAATGGCTCTGGTTCTGCTGGCAAGCACCTATGTTCTAGGTGGTTGCTGACAGGCCAGAAATGAGGTGTTCGTGAGACAAATCAAGTCTGTACTTTCCCTCGGTTACGCTACAATCATTACTTTTGGCAGTATAGCAGAGAATGTAATCAGAAAGACATGCTAGTCCTAGAAAAATGAGCACCCACTGTCTTGGTGCTTTGTCCTTCAAAATGTTCTGCCTTTGGGCTTATTATCTGTGGAGTAATattgaatagatttttttccttctatttaagaTTCTGTAAAGTCCCAGTAACTtcccatgattttttttcttttatgcactATAAGGAACTCCTTACATTGGTAACATCATGTAGATCTGTAGATTGAAGTGAAAAATACCAAGATTATGTATCCAAAACCCAGATGGAATCCAGTAAAGTTTTTCCttaataatatatacaatttttcttgttttaactttatatacatattaacCCTTATCTTAGTTTCCTAGCATTGccgtaacaaatgaccacaaacttggtCGATTAAAActacagacatttattctctcacagttccaaaggctaggagttcaaaatcaaggtgtcagcagggccacattccctccaaaggctctagggcCTTGCCTCTTCCATCTGCTGGTGTCTCCTGGTGctcttggcttgtggcagcatcactccaatctctgcctctgtatTTACCTGGCTTTCCCCGTGTCTGTGTCCTTTTCTGTGATGACtctcattggatttagggcccaccctaatctaCTATGATCTCTTCTTGATTCTTTctttgattacatctgcaaagacactatttccaaataacatcACAAAGTGAACACAAATTTTGAGGGGATACTGTTCAATCTACTGCAACCCTGTCTTAAAGCTGGGATGAATCTTAAAAGAGAATTAGATGTGTATTAAAACAAATTGCCTTAGCCAAATACCCTTTAAGAACGAAATGCTTGGTAACATTGAGTCCTACagcttttttaataaaaatgaccaaACTGTCCATGACAAGGCAACTGTTCAGTTGTGTCTGAAGTGTGATGTTCATGCTTCTCTGCTCCCTTCGGTCAGATGATTCTCTGTCTGGTTGGCTGAGCCCTCACCTTGCTTTGACAGGAAGAAAAACTGCCGGTGATTGAGAATCCTTTCTTTCACTGGGAGgcagaaaggaagcaaaaaataGGAAGCCGAGTAAATGGACGCCTTCGAACTCAGATATCCCATTCAAAGGCTCCCCTGGTCTGCTAAGTCAGTACGCGCCAAAGTGCTTTCAGATACCAGCTGCAACCATCAGTGCACAGCCAGTCTGAGGGCATTTGGTCTTAAGCTGACTGGTTTGTAAATTTGTAGTGTGGCCTtagaacacttttttttaattttaattgtataaGTGGAGGCAAAGCAACTCGAATATAAGGGAACGGAGTTCGACCCCAACTCATTggtcctcctcttccccccagcccctctgcctgggaGGCCCTGAGGAACCCACGAGGAACCCAGCTCCTTTTGAGATTTGAGTATCTGTTTCTCTATCCCTGGGttatcatcatttttctttaacagcATCTGGAAGGAAAAGagttgtttcttcctttcctcccataATGTATGGCCTTTGTCCgaacatttattcaacaatcaTTTCCTGAACACCTGCTTTGTGTCGGGCCCTGCATCTTCCTCCTGGGGCTGGGGTACAGAAGTAAGTAAAGGTGACGGTGCCCTCTCCCCATAAATGACCCCCGCAGGGCAGCTCACAGGCAACACAGGTCTGTCAGTAGAGATGACAGGCGTCTCGCCCTTCAGGTCAGTGTTTTAGGGCGACTGTCCTCTATGCAGGAAACCATGAAACCTCCAAATCTCAAGAAGCAGGGAGGGGACAAGGGTTGGGCCTTAAATTTTCATGAGGAAGCCTGAATGGAAATGAAATACAAATGGAGAATGCGGGCAGAGGGctatgtcttttattctttcagtctTACACTGGACAGACTTTATTGAGAACTAAAATTCTGTGGCAGTGACCCATGAGCACGCGCTGCATGCAGACTTGGAAAACTGCACAGCCTCATTGTCTCCTGAGGCTGCTTTGCGTTGACATGGTGTTTCATT is from Lemur catta isolate mLemCat1 chromosome 10, mLemCat1.pri, whole genome shotgun sequence and encodes:
- the LOC123645986 gene encoding gem-associated protein 8-like: MAAKASTSKAIESWYSHPVYARYWQHYYQAMAWMRSHQNAYRKALGSYFSVPWYLPPAVLPQTSYNNEAGYPQSFCDHHMAWQDSHCSSSHFRRSGEQPQDSSMIQTSSREDQASSEDEEIETESDGEVECDLSNMEITEELRQYFAETERHREERRRQQQLDAERLDDYVNADHDLYYNTRRSVEPPMERPGERRQAEMKRLYGDSAAKIQAMEAAVQLSFDKHCDRKQPKYWPVIPLKF